A part of Carassius carassius chromosome 32, fCarCar2.1, whole genome shotgun sequence genomic DNA contains:
- the LOC132112369 gene encoding thioredoxin-related transmembrane protein 1-like → MCSCSSSSNMAGQRLSLRRADMLKYDRSSSWMCAVFLTLAARLIAQTDASDVLTVTDANWTLILQGEWMIKFYAPWCPACQHLQTDWESLGRQGESLGISVGRVDVTQQPGLSGRFLVTTLPTIFHAKDGNFRKYVSSRTIEDIQAYVEQKKWATVEPVPGWKSPSSLLMSGMANLFRLSVYIRQIHTYLTNTLGIPSWGSYVIFAIITLFMGLMLGLMLVLIADCIWPSRPKHRADKTVVIVKEEVSEEEVEDILMEEKHTSDLDIESERVSGDESSEEEGAMSDDQPPSEGAAESSVRKRKPPAQHTTEGT, encoded by the exons ATGTGTtcctgcagcagcagcagtaatATGGCGGGACAGAGACTCAGTCTGAGACGTGCTGACATGCTGAAATATGACAGAAGCTCCAGCTGGATGTGTGCTGTGTTCCTGACGCTCGCGGCTCGACTGATCGCTCAGACGGACGCTAGTGATGTGCTGACGGTGACCGACGCCAACTGGACGCTCATCCTCCAGGGCGAGTGGATGATCAAATT TTATGCTCCGTGGTGTCCGGCGTGCCAGCATTTACAAACAGACTGGGAGAGTCTTGGAAGACAAGGTGAAAGTCTGGGTATATCAGTGGGCAGAGTCGACGTTACACAACAACCAG GTCTGAGTGGGAGGTTTCTGGTTACAACACTGCCGACTATATTTCA TGCTAAAGATGGAAATTTCCGCAAATATGTTTCATCACGGACTATTGAGGATATCCAGGCGTATGTTGAGCAGAAGAAGTGGGCGACGGTTGAGCCGGTGCCAGGATGGAAGTCTCCATCCTCTCTCCT AATGTCAGGAATGGCTAATCTGTTTCGTCTGTCCGTGTATATCAGA CAAATCCACACGTACCTGACGAATACGCTCGGTATCCCTTCCTGGGGCTCTTATGTGATTTTTGCAATCATTACGCTCTTTATGGGACTGATGCTCGGCCTG ATGCTGGTTTTGATCGCTGACTGCATTTGGCCGTCCAGACCCAAGCACAGAGCAGACAAAACAG TTGTGATAGTAAAAGAGGAAGTGTCTGAGGAAGAGGTGGAGGACATCCTCATGGAGGAGAAACATACGTCTGATCTGGACATCGAGAGCGAGCGAGTGTCTGGAGACGAGTCGAGTGAAGAGGAAGGAGCGATGAGCGATGATCAGCCTCCGTCAGAGGGGGCAGCAGAGAGTTCAGTGAGGAAACGTAAACCACCGGCGCAGCACACTACTGAGGGAACATAA